GCCAAACTGACACGTAATAAAGCTGCTAGAATTGCCGCTATACTTCCAAGTCCAAGAAAATGGAAGGTGGTAAATTCAGGAGCTTACGTAAATAAAAGAACAGCTCATATTGAAAGGCAAATTCGTCAACTTGGCGGACCTGCTTATTTAAAAGAAATAAATTTATAATATGCTAGTATTCGACGCTCATCTTGATTTATCCATGAATGCCATGGAATGGAACAGAGACTTAAGACTTCCCCTTGCGGAGCTTAATGCCAGAGAATACAGTATGACAGACAAACCTGACAGAGCAAAAGCCACGGTTTCTTTTCCTGAAATGCATAAGGGAAATATAGCACTGGCTGTAGGTACACTTATAGCTAGGTATGTTAAGCCAGACTCCCAAATTCCGGGCTGGTATAGCCAAGAGCAGGCTTGGGCTCAAATTCAAGGGCAGTTAGCATGGTATAAAACGATGGAAAACACTGGGCATTTGAAGTCCATTTTGAACCAAAAAGACCTTATTGAGCATATACTTCACTGGGAAAAAGACAAATCACCTATTGGCTATGTCCTTTCTTTGGAAGGTGCTGACTCTATCATTGACATTGATCATTTAGAAAAGCTTCATTTGCAAGGTTTAAGAGCTATTGGCCTTTCCCATTATGGGCCAGGCGTTCATGCTTTCGGAACCGATTCTGAGGGAGATTTACCACAAAAAGGAAAAGACCTTTTAAAGAAGATTGAAGAATTAGGAATCATTTTAGATGTAACTCATCTTTCAGACAAATGTTTCTTTCAGGCTCTTGATATTTTTAATGGTCCGGTATGGGCAAGTCATCATTT
This sequence is a window from Arcticibacterium luteifluviistationis. Protein-coding genes within it:
- a CDS encoding dipeptidase, with product MLVFDAHLDLSMNAMEWNRDLRLPLAELNAREYSMTDKPDRAKATVSFPEMHKGNIALAVGTLIARYVKPDSQIPGWYSQEQAWAQIQGQLAWYKTMENTGHLKSILNQKDLIEHILHWEKDKSPIGYVLSLEGADSIIDIDHLEKLHLQGLRAIGLSHYGPGVHAFGTDSEGDLPQKGKDLLKKIEELGIILDVTHLSDKCFFQALDIFNGPVWASHHLCRSLSPHNRQLSDEMISLLLERDAVIGMALDAWMVVPGWVRGESTPESMGVNIDSVINHVQHIAELAGTTKNIMIGSDLDGAFGTEQTPIEIQSIANLQNFIPALAKRGFTESDIEGIMWQNGVNFLKKNLK